Proteins encoded by one window of Vitis riparia cultivar Riparia Gloire de Montpellier isolate 1030 chromosome 11, EGFV_Vit.rip_1.0, whole genome shotgun sequence:
- the LOC117925179 gene encoding pentatricopeptide repeat-containing protein At2g15690, mitochondrial-like, with translation MASLMSLNRTGNSIITSNFKARIPAHSSALPLKPISSSPQNPPPKLLCTYALPNHQPTNKPRVFRRQTNSTHPPKQHNGQNLTGTQLNTQNANYPQTENFTVVHSGVDLMGLCEEGKIREAVEYMGQGVCAEYGVFCAMLSSCGKTKSLEVGRRVHDLLARSKFGGDVELNNKLIEMYGRCGSMRDARRVFDRMRERNMSSWHLMINGYAANGQGRDGLLLFERMRKVGLRPVGETFVAVLSACGSVEEGLMYFELMKKECGIIPGIEHYLGVIDVLGKFGHINEAEEFVDKMPIEPTAEVWEALRNFARIHGAIELEDRAEEMLAALDPSKAITDKIPTPPQKKQLAVNMLEGKNRVSEYRSTNPYKGDAYEKLKGLNGQMREAGYVPDTRYVLHDIDQEAKEQALLYHSERLAIAYGLISTPARTPLRIIKNLRICGDCHNAIKIMSKIVGRELIVRDNKRFHHFKDGKCSCGDYW, from the coding sequence ATGGCGTCTCTGATGTCCCTCAATCGCACTGGAAACTCCATAATCACTTCCAATTTCAAGGCTCGAATCCCCGCTCACTCTTCTGCCTTACCTCTCAAGCCCATCTCTTCTTCTCCTCAAAACCCCCCTCCAAAACTTCTCTGCACCTACGCTCTTCCCAACCACCAACCCACTAATAAGCCCCGAGTCTTCCGCCGCCAAACCAACAGCACACACCCTCCGAAACAACACAATGGTCAAAACCTGACTGGTACTCAGCTCAACACTCAGAATGCCAACTACCCACAAACCGAAAACTTCACGGTAGTACATTCTGGGGTTGATCTGATGGGGTTGTGCGAAGAGGGGAAGATTAGAGAAGCTGTTGAGTATATGGGTCAAGGTGTTTGTGCTGAGTATGGGGTTTTTTGTGCAATGTTGAGTTCGTGTGGGAAAACGAAATCGCTTGAAGTAGGGAGAAGGGTTCATGACTTGTTGGCGAGGTCGAAATTCGGTGGGGATGTtgaattgaataataaattgatTGAAATGTATGGGAGGTGTGGGAGTATGAGAGATGCGCGCAGGGTGTTTGATAGAATGCGCGAACGGAATATGAGTTCGTGGCATTTAATGATAAATGGGTATGCTGCGAATGGGCAGGGAAGGGATGGATTGTTGTTGTTTGAGCGAATGAGGAAGGTGGGGTTGCGTCCGGTTGGAGAGACTTTTGTGGCAGTGTTGTCAGCGTGTGGTAGTGTAGAAGAAGGATTAATGTACTTcgaattgatgaagaaagagTGTGGAATTATACCAGGGATAGAGCATTATCTAGGAGTTATAGATGTTCTTGGGAAATTTGGTCATATCAACGAAGCAGAGGAGTTTGTTGATAAAATGCCAATTGAACCCACTGCAGAAGTTTGGGAGGCATTGAGAAATTTTGCTCGAATACATGGAGCTATCGAGCTTGAAGACCGGGCCGAGGAGATGTTGGCTGCTCTTGATCCCTCTAAGGCCATCACGGACAAGATCCCAACGCCACCACAGAAAAAGCAGTTGGCAGTCAACATGCTTGAGGGCAAGAACAGGGTCAGTGAATACCGGAGCACAAATCCTTACAAGGGAGATGCGTATGAGAAATTAAAAGGATTGAATGGGCAGATGAGAGAAGCCGGTTATGTCCCTGACACAAGATATGTGCTTCATGACATTGATCAGGAGGCAAAAGAACAGGCCTTGCTCTATCACAGCGAGCGATTAGCAATTGCATATGGCCTGATCAGTACTCCAGCTAGAACACCTCTCAGGATCATTAAGAATCTTCGAATTTGTGGCGATTGCCACAATGCAATAAAAATTATGTCAAAGATTGTTGGGAGGGAGCTAATTGTTAGGGATAATAAGCGGTTTCATCACTTCAAGGACGGCAAATGCTCTTGTGGGGATTACTGGTAA
- the LOC117925118 gene encoding serine acetyltransferase 5 has translation MNGNLHRLCNQIDVLTMPAGELRHPSILPATESGEDEAWLWTQIKAEARRDAESEPALASYLYSTILSHSSLERSLSFHLGNKLCSSTLLSTLLYDLFLDTFSKDAELRSATVADLRANHMRDPACVSFSHCLLNYKGFLACQAHRVAHRLWTQMRRPLALALQSRIADVFAVDIHPAARIGKGILFDHATGVVVGETAVIGNNVSILHHVTLGGTGKAGGDRHPKIGDGVLIGAGATILGNIKIGEGAKIGAGSVVLIDVPARTTAVGNPARLVGGKEKPARHEDVPGESMDHTSFISEWSDYII, from the coding sequence ATGAACGGAAACCTCCATCGTTTGTGTAATCAAATCGACGTCCTCACTATGCCTGCTGGAGAACTTCGGCACCCTTCGATACTGCCGGCCACTGAGTCTGGAGAAGACGAGGCCTGGCTTTGGACTCAGATCAAAGCCGAAGCGCGTCGAGACGCTGAGTCGGAACCCGCACTCGCGAGTTACCTCTACTCAACGATTCTCTCTCACTCGTCCCTCGAACGCTCTCTCTCGTTTCACCTCGGCAACAAGCTCTGCTCCTCGACTCTGCTCTCTACTCTTCTCTACGATCTATTCCTGGATACCTTCTCCAAAGATGCGGAGCTGCGATCCGCCACCGTCGCCGATCTACGCGCCAATCATATGCGTGACCCGGCCTGCGTGTCGTTCTCGCATTGTCTCCTGAATTACAAGGGTTTTCTGGCTTGTCAGGCTCACAGAGTGGCTCACAGGCTCTGGACTCAGATGAGGCGGCCGCTCGCGCTCGCGCTTCAGTCGCGGATTGCTGACGTGTTCGCGGTGGATATCCACCCGGCGGCGAGGATTGGGAAGGGGATTCTGTTTGATCACGCCACCGGAGTGGTGGTCGGAGAGACGGCGGTGATCGGTAACAATGTATCGATTCTGCATCACGTGACGCTCGGCGGCACTGGCAAGGCCGGCGGTGACCGCCATCCAAAAATCGGAGATGGAGTTCTGATTGGAGCGGGAGCAACGATTTTGGGGAACATAAAGATCGGGGAGGGAGCGAAGATAGGAGCGGGGTCGGTGGTGCTGATCGATGTGCCGGCGAGGACAACGGCGGTTGGGAATCCGGCGAGGCTAGTGGGAGGGAAAGAGAAGCCTGCGAGGCATGAGGACGTGCCTGGTGAATCGATGGATCATACATCGTTCATTTCTGAGTGGTCAGATTATATCATCTAA
- the LOC117925117 gene encoding protein EFFECTOR OF TRANSCRIPTION 2-like: MVTTEPPIVSRLKREDCKRTKHDSEFTKWKILVGPSDWEDHSSRKEGAERYRVHNLPLCCHCPGVYELGISVSPTGLGREVGKLDPAHIVVVYLGQAEDIRARLQHYGRSGAHLAKVDSTGNPNNCKNMPLQRGSGLFEGIFSRGYSIVFRWAPIESKRDAERTESRLLKTFDYAWNKGSNGARRPSDVLRKLEKTSSSTPLFPSITRKFQMLGQKQVGIIIKASKPFLQENGLSTDQDINSLLSRVFKFGRSQPRLVLDRVGVTGNYNSTCGVALGDGTICERPPVEGRKRCAEHKGMKTKSSFSKPIVERKPQMVDLNRESEGHSAQSYGYTVNFQLVGGKCPVNKDFTIICGVILDDGFPCKRQPVLGRKRCEEHKGMRTNVSISNSTVGKSHHTYESKLQPQVLPDCRSFSNTDYGITCGVDLGHGIFCKRLAVAGRKRCEEHKGMRINSLISTLASEDKSHALDMGSGFITYNNSNYNHTSTCGMTLGDGSLCKRQPVEGNKRCWQHKGMRVNCSSSWFGSETTLCGVLLRNGSVCSRVPAHGRKRCEQHKGMRL, encoded by the exons ATGGTGACGACTGAGCCACCCATCGTCTCCAGGTTGAAGAGGGAAGATTGTAAACGCACCAAACACGACTCTGAGTTCACCAAATGGAAG ATTCTTGTTGGGCCTTCTGATTGGGAAGACCATTCGTCGAGGAAGGAAGGAGCAGAGAGATACAGAGTTCACAACCTCCCCTTATGCTGTCATTGTCCAGGAGTGTATGAGCTTGGCATAAGCGTGTCTCCCACTGGTTTAGGGCGTGAGGTTGGCAAGCTTGACCCTGCTCACATTGTTGTGGTTTACCTTGGACAAGCCGAAGATATTAGGGCAAGGCTCCAGCATTATGGTCGTTCAGGTGCTCATTTGGCTAAAGTTGACTCAACTGGTAACCCAAATAACTGTAAGAATATGCCTCTCCAAAGAGGGTCTGGATTGTTTGAAGGCATATTCTCAAGAGGTTACTCCATCGTCTTTAGATGGGCTCCA ATAGAAAGCAAGAGGGATGCTGAGAGAACAGAATCTCGGCTGCTCAAGACATTTGATTATGCATGGAACAAAGGCAGTAATGGTGCACGTCGCCCCAGTGATGTCCTCAGGAAACTTGAGAAAACTTCTTCAAGCACTCCCCTATTTCCTAGTATTACTAGGAAGTTTCAAATGCTTGGCCAGAAGCAAGTGGGCATCATAATCAAAGCTAGCAAGCCATTTTTGCAGGAGAATGGGCTCAGTACTGATCAGGACATCAATTCTCTGCTTTCCCGAGTTTTCAAATTTGGCAGATCACAGCCACGATTAGTCTTAGACAGAGTTGGTGTTACTGGTAACTATAATAGTACTTGTGGGGTGGCTTTAGGTGATGGAACAATTTGTGAAAGGCCACCAGTTGAAGGAAGAAAGAGGTGCGCTGAACACAAAGGAATGAAGACGAAGAGCTCCTTCTCAAAGCCGATTGTAGAAAGGAAACCACAAATGGTTGATTTAAACCGAGAGTCTGAAGGTCACAGTGCCCAGAGTTATGGCTATACAGTGAATTTTCAACTGGTTGGGGGCAAATGTCCTGTGAATAAGGACTTCACCATTATTTGTGGAGTTATCTTGGATGATGGCTTTCCTTGTAAAAGGCAACCAGTTCTAGGGAGGAAAAGGTGTGAAGAGCATAAAGGAATGAGAACCAACGTTTCAATTTCAAACTCCACAGTAGGGAAATCCCATCACACATATGAAAGCAAGTTGCAGCCCCAAGTTCTCCCAGACTGCAGGTCTTTTTCCAACACGGACTACGGTATTACTTGTGGAGTGGATTTAGGCCATGGGATTTTCTGCAAAAGACTGGCTGTTGCAGGAAGAAAAAGGTGTGAGGAGCATAAAGGAATGAGGATCAACAGCCTCATCTCTACGCTAGCAAGCGAAGACAAATCCCATGCTTTGGATATGGGTTCAGGATTCATCACTTATAACAACTCGAATTATAACCATACTTCAACCTGTGGGATGACCTTAGGTGATGGTTCTCTCTGCAAGAGACAACCAGTGGAAGGAAACAAGAGATGTTGGCAGCACAAAGGCATGAGGGTCAATTGTTCCTCCTCTTGGTTTGGATCAGAAACAACTTTATGTGGCGTACTCCTACGGAATGGATCTGTGTGCAGCAGAGTCCCTGCCCATGGAAGGAAGAGGTGTGAGCAGCACAAGGGGATGAGGCTATGA
- the LOC117925126 gene encoding probable acyl-[acyl-carrier-protein]--UDP-N-acetylglucosamine O-acyltransferase, mitochondrial isoform X4 has protein sequence MLRIGGILRPLSALTLRCFSRTFSSSYVSEKSSVDALYPSFFHPTAVVHPDAVIGQGVSIGPFCTVGPSAKLGDGCQLYPGSHIFGDTELGKQCVLMTGAVVGDDLPGRTVIGCHNIIGYHAVVGVKCQDMKYKPVDECFLDVGDNNEIREHTSIHRSSMSSERTVIGDNNLIMGSCHIAHDCKLGNNNIFANNTLLAGHVVVEDYAHTAGAVVVHQFCRIGSFSFIGGGSVLSKDVPKYMMVSGERAELRGLNFEGLRRRGFSDTEDL, from the exons ATGTTGAGAATCGGCGGAATTCTGAGGCCACTCTCAGCACTCACCCTGCGATGTTTCTCTAGAACCTTCTCTTCTTCCT ATGTTTCGGAAAAGAGCAGTGTTGATGCGCTATACCCTAGCTTCTTTCATCCCACAGCGGTTGTTCATCCTGATGCAGTAATCGGACAG GGGGTTTCGATTGGTCCTTTTTGTACAGTTGGGCCTTCTGCAAAGCTTGGGGATGGTTGTCAGCTATATCCAGGAAGCCATATTTTTGGAGATACAGAATTGGGGAAGCAATGCGTTTTGATGAC TGGTGCGGTGGTAGGTGATGATCTTCCAGGGCGTACAGTTATTGGATGCCACAACATCATAGGATATCATGCTGTGGTTGGTGTCAAATGCCAAGACATGAAATACAAG CCGGTTGATGAATGTTTCCTTGATGTTGGTGACAATAATGAGATCAGAGAACACACATCTATCCATCGATCTTCAATGTCTAGTGAAAGAACA GTCATTGGTGATAACAATCTTATTATGGGATCTTGTCATATTGCCCATGACTGCAAATTGGGTAACAACAATATTTTTGCAAATAATACCCTTCTAGCAGGTCATGTTGTGGTGGAA GATTATGCGCACACTGCAGGGGCTGTTGTTGTTCACCAATTTTGCCGTATTggctcattttctttcataggtGGTGGTTCTGTG CTTTCAAAAGATGTCCCAAAATACATGATGGTGTCTGGAGAAAGAGCTGAGCTCCGTGGTTTGAATTTTGAGGGTCTTCGACGTCGTGGATTCTCAGACACAGAG GATCTCTAG
- the LOC117925126 gene encoding probable acyl-[acyl-carrier-protein]--UDP-N-acetylglucosamine O-acyltransferase, mitochondrial isoform X3 has product MLRIGGILRPLSALTLRCFSRTFSSSYVSEKSSVDALYPSFFHPTAVVHPDAVIGQGVSIGPFCTVGPSAKLGDGCQLYPGSHIFGDTELGKQCVLMTGAVVGDDLPGRTVIGCHNIIGYHAVVGVKCQDMKYKPVDECFLDVGDNNEIREHTSIHRSSMSSERTVIGDNNLIMGSCHIAHDCKLGNNNIFANNTLLAGHVVVEDYAHTAGAVVVHQFCRIGSFSFIGGGSVLSKDVPKYMMVSGERAELRGLNFEGLRRRGFSDTECKYGGKKSLGKLNAYSSLRQCLFQCISFQSAAAETSLF; this is encoded by the exons ATGTTGAGAATCGGCGGAATTCTGAGGCCACTCTCAGCACTCACCCTGCGATGTTTCTCTAGAACCTTCTCTTCTTCCT ATGTTTCGGAAAAGAGCAGTGTTGATGCGCTATACCCTAGCTTCTTTCATCCCACAGCGGTTGTTCATCCTGATGCAGTAATCGGACAG GGGGTTTCGATTGGTCCTTTTTGTACAGTTGGGCCTTCTGCAAAGCTTGGGGATGGTTGTCAGCTATATCCAGGAAGCCATATTTTTGGAGATACAGAATTGGGGAAGCAATGCGTTTTGATGAC TGGTGCGGTGGTAGGTGATGATCTTCCAGGGCGTACAGTTATTGGATGCCACAACATCATAGGATATCATGCTGTGGTTGGTGTCAAATGCCAAGACATGAAATACAAG CCGGTTGATGAATGTTTCCTTGATGTTGGTGACAATAATGAGATCAGAGAACACACATCTATCCATCGATCTTCAATGTCTAGTGAAAGAACA GTCATTGGTGATAACAATCTTATTATGGGATCTTGTCATATTGCCCATGACTGCAAATTGGGTAACAACAATATTTTTGCAAATAATACCCTTCTAGCAGGTCATGTTGTGGTGGAA GATTATGCGCACACTGCAGGGGCTGTTGTTGTTCACCAATTTTGCCGTATTggctcattttctttcataggtGGTGGTTCTGTG CTTTCAAAAGATGTCCCAAAATACATGATGGTGTCTGGAGAAAGAGCTGAGCTCCGTGGTTTGAATTTTGAGGGTCTTCGACGTCGTGGATTCTCAGACACAGAG TGCAAATATGGTGGAAAGAAATCCCTTGGAAAACTTAATGCGTACAGTTCTTTAAGGCAATGTTTGTTTCAATGCATTTCATTTCAGTCAGCTGCTGCTGAAACAAGTTTGTTTTAG
- the LOC117925126 gene encoding probable acyl-[acyl-carrier-protein]--UDP-N-acetylglucosamine O-acyltransferase, mitochondrial isoform X2: MLRIGGILRPLSALTLRCFSRTFSSSYVSEKSSVDALYPSFFHPTAVVHPDAVIGQGVSIGPFCTVGPSAKLGDGCQLYPGSHIFGDTELGKQCVLMTGAVVGDDLPGRTVIGCHNIIGYHAVVGVKCQDMKYKPVDECFLDVGDNNEIREHTSIHRSSMSSERTVIGDNNLIMGSCHIAHDCKLGNNNIFANNTLLAGHVVVEDYAHTAGAVVVHQFCRIGSFSFIGGGSVLSKDVPKYMMVSGERAELRGLNFEGLRRRGFSDTEIKSLRTAYRKIFMSIDAKSGSFEEQHEELAHVPIVSSMVQSIRDSFTENGRGICTFRHWTGS, translated from the exons ATGTTGAGAATCGGCGGAATTCTGAGGCCACTCTCAGCACTCACCCTGCGATGTTTCTCTAGAACCTTCTCTTCTTCCT ATGTTTCGGAAAAGAGCAGTGTTGATGCGCTATACCCTAGCTTCTTTCATCCCACAGCGGTTGTTCATCCTGATGCAGTAATCGGACAG GGGGTTTCGATTGGTCCTTTTTGTACAGTTGGGCCTTCTGCAAAGCTTGGGGATGGTTGTCAGCTATATCCAGGAAGCCATATTTTTGGAGATACAGAATTGGGGAAGCAATGCGTTTTGATGAC TGGTGCGGTGGTAGGTGATGATCTTCCAGGGCGTACAGTTATTGGATGCCACAACATCATAGGATATCATGCTGTGGTTGGTGTCAAATGCCAAGACATGAAATACAAG CCGGTTGATGAATGTTTCCTTGATGTTGGTGACAATAATGAGATCAGAGAACACACATCTATCCATCGATCTTCAATGTCTAGTGAAAGAACA GTCATTGGTGATAACAATCTTATTATGGGATCTTGTCATATTGCCCATGACTGCAAATTGGGTAACAACAATATTTTTGCAAATAATACCCTTCTAGCAGGTCATGTTGTGGTGGAA GATTATGCGCACACTGCAGGGGCTGTTGTTGTTCACCAATTTTGCCGTATTggctcattttctttcataggtGGTGGTTCTGTG CTTTCAAAAGATGTCCCAAAATACATGATGGTGTCTGGAGAAAGAGCTGAGCTCCGTGGTTTGAATTTTGAGGGTCTTCGACGTCGTGGATTCTCAGACACAGAG ATCAAGAGCCTGAGAACGGCATACCGAAAAATATTCATGTCCATTGATGCAAAATCTGGGAGTTTTGAG GAGCAGCATGAAGAACTGGCTCATGTTCCTATTGTATCTTCCATGGTACAATCTATTCGTGATTCTTTTACAGAAAATGGTCGTGGAATTTGCACGTTCAGGCATTGGACTGGCTCTTGA
- the LOC117925126 gene encoding probable acyl-[acyl-carrier-protein]--UDP-N-acetylglucosamine O-acyltransferase, mitochondrial isoform X1 — translation MLRIGGILRPLSALTLRCFSRTFSSSYVSEKSSVDALYPSFFHPTAVVHPDAVIGQGVSIGPFCTVGPSAKLGDGCQLYPGSHIFGDTELGKQCVLMTGAVVGDDLPGRTVIGCHNIIGYHAVVGVKCQDMKYKPVDECFLDVGDNNEIREHTSIHRSSMSSERTVIGDNNLIMGSCHIAHDCKLGNNNIFANNTLLAGHVVVEDYAHTAGAVVVHQFCRIGSFSFIGGGSVLSKDVPKYMMVSGERAELRGLNFEGLRRRGFSDTEIKSLRTAYRKIFMSIDAKSGSFEERLAEVEQHEELAHVPIVSSMVQSIRDSFTENGRGICTFRHWTGS, via the exons ATGTTGAGAATCGGCGGAATTCTGAGGCCACTCTCAGCACTCACCCTGCGATGTTTCTCTAGAACCTTCTCTTCTTCCT ATGTTTCGGAAAAGAGCAGTGTTGATGCGCTATACCCTAGCTTCTTTCATCCCACAGCGGTTGTTCATCCTGATGCAGTAATCGGACAG GGGGTTTCGATTGGTCCTTTTTGTACAGTTGGGCCTTCTGCAAAGCTTGGGGATGGTTGTCAGCTATATCCAGGAAGCCATATTTTTGGAGATACAGAATTGGGGAAGCAATGCGTTTTGATGAC TGGTGCGGTGGTAGGTGATGATCTTCCAGGGCGTACAGTTATTGGATGCCACAACATCATAGGATATCATGCTGTGGTTGGTGTCAAATGCCAAGACATGAAATACAAG CCGGTTGATGAATGTTTCCTTGATGTTGGTGACAATAATGAGATCAGAGAACACACATCTATCCATCGATCTTCAATGTCTAGTGAAAGAACA GTCATTGGTGATAACAATCTTATTATGGGATCTTGTCATATTGCCCATGACTGCAAATTGGGTAACAACAATATTTTTGCAAATAATACCCTTCTAGCAGGTCATGTTGTGGTGGAA GATTATGCGCACACTGCAGGGGCTGTTGTTGTTCACCAATTTTGCCGTATTggctcattttctttcataggtGGTGGTTCTGTG CTTTCAAAAGATGTCCCAAAATACATGATGGTGTCTGGAGAAAGAGCTGAGCTCCGTGGTTTGAATTTTGAGGGTCTTCGACGTCGTGGATTCTCAGACACAGAG ATCAAGAGCCTGAGAACGGCATACCGAAAAATATTCATGTCCATTGATGCAAAATCTGGGAGTTTTGAGGAACGTCTTGCTGAAGTG GAGCAGCATGAAGAACTGGCTCATGTTCCTATTGTATCTTCCATGGTACAATCTATTCGTGATTCTTTTACAGAAAATGGTCGTGGAATTTGCACGTTCAGGCATTGGACTGGCTCTTGA
- the LOC117925128 gene encoding transcription factor MYBS3-like isoform X1 produces MGRKCSHCGNIGHNSRTCISYKGTVVGGLRLFGVQLDLSSSSIAMKKSFSMESLPSSLASSPSPSSSLCSSRVSMDENSDKAMNGYLSDGLIARSQERKKGEPGMNSILVITMFDINRVPWTEEEHRTFLAGLEKLGKGDWRGISRNFVTTRTPTQVASHAQKYFLRQATLSKKKRRSSLFDMVGNSNMAGQHVYSFRPKPSDHIPTQYLNITSSQYEGHQETSLPLQIDLNSSGKVIKSDNPETDHSQLPPSHTMPVWLYGLIDSRPQPAAATKPVPPNAVPDDLELTLAPRPRDRKKSSPTSLLIGAISVV; encoded by the exons ATGGGCAGAAAGTGCTCACATTGTGGAAACATAGGCCATAATTCAAGGACCTGTATCAGTTACAAGGGCACCGTTGTTGGCGGACTCAGGCTCTTTGGGGTGCAACTTGACCTATCTTCATCTTCTATTGCTATGAAGAAGAGTTTTAGCATGGAGAGCTTGCCGTCATCATTAGCCtcgtcaccttccccatcttcttCATTATGCTCATCACGAGTTTCAATGGATGAGAATTCTGATAAAGCCATGAATGGCTATCTCTCTGATGGTCTTATAGCTAGAAGCCAAGAGAGGAAGAAGGGTGAGCCTGGAATGAATTCTATTCTTGTTATCACTATGTTTGACATTAACA GAGTCCCATGGACAGAGGAGGAGCATCGGACGTTTCTAGCTGGGCTTGAGAAGCTAGGGAAGGGTGACTGGAGGGGGATCTCTAGAAACTTTGTGACTACAAGAACTCCAACCCAAGTGGCCAGCCATGCTCAGAAGTATTTTCTCCGACAGGCGACCCTCAGCAAGAAGAAGCGGCGTTCAAGCCTCTTCGACATG GTTGGGAATAGCAACATGGCTGGTCAACATGTATACAGTTTTCGTCCCAAACCGAGCGATCACATTCCCACACAATACCTCAACATAACAAGCTCTCAATATGAAGGTCACCAGGAAACCTCTCTGCCCCTGCAGATAGACCTTAATTCCTCTGGAAAAGTTATTAAATCAGATAATCCAGAAACTGACCATTCTCAACTACCTCCATCCCATACCATGCCAGTTTGGCTATATGGATTGATCGATTCCCGACCACAGCCTGCAGCTGCAACAAAACCCGTTCCTCCAAATGCAGTACCTGATGATCTAGAGCTCACACTTGCTCCTAGGCCTCGGGATCGAAAGAAATCATCCCCAACTTCCCTTTTAATTGGAGCAATTAGTGTTGTCTAA
- the LOC117925128 gene encoding transcription factor MYBS3-like isoform X2, protein MGRKCSHCGNIGHNSRTCISYKGTVVGGLRLFGVQLDLSSSSIAMKKSFSMESLPSSLASSPSPSSSLCSSRVSMDENSDKAMNGYLSDGLIARSQERKKGVPWTEEEHRTFLAGLEKLGKGDWRGISRNFVTTRTPTQVASHAQKYFLRQATLSKKKRRSSLFDMVGNSNMAGQHVYSFRPKPSDHIPTQYLNITSSQYEGHQETSLPLQIDLNSSGKVIKSDNPETDHSQLPPSHTMPVWLYGLIDSRPQPAAATKPVPPNAVPDDLELTLAPRPRDRKKSSPTSLLIGAISVV, encoded by the exons ATGGGCAGAAAGTGCTCACATTGTGGAAACATAGGCCATAATTCAAGGACCTGTATCAGTTACAAGGGCACCGTTGTTGGCGGACTCAGGCTCTTTGGGGTGCAACTTGACCTATCTTCATCTTCTATTGCTATGAAGAAGAGTTTTAGCATGGAGAGCTTGCCGTCATCATTAGCCtcgtcaccttccccatcttcttCATTATGCTCATCACGAGTTTCAATGGATGAGAATTCTGATAAAGCCATGAATGGCTATCTCTCTGATGGTCTTATAGCTAGAAGCCAAGAGAGGAAGAAGG GAGTCCCATGGACAGAGGAGGAGCATCGGACGTTTCTAGCTGGGCTTGAGAAGCTAGGGAAGGGTGACTGGAGGGGGATCTCTAGAAACTTTGTGACTACAAGAACTCCAACCCAAGTGGCCAGCCATGCTCAGAAGTATTTTCTCCGACAGGCGACCCTCAGCAAGAAGAAGCGGCGTTCAAGCCTCTTCGACATG GTTGGGAATAGCAACATGGCTGGTCAACATGTATACAGTTTTCGTCCCAAACCGAGCGATCACATTCCCACACAATACCTCAACATAACAAGCTCTCAATATGAAGGTCACCAGGAAACCTCTCTGCCCCTGCAGATAGACCTTAATTCCTCTGGAAAAGTTATTAAATCAGATAATCCAGAAACTGACCATTCTCAACTACCTCCATCCCATACCATGCCAGTTTGGCTATATGGATTGATCGATTCCCGACCACAGCCTGCAGCTGCAACAAAACCCGTTCCTCCAAATGCAGTACCTGATGATCTAGAGCTCACACTTGCTCCTAGGCCTCGGGATCGAAAGAAATCATCCCCAACTTCCCTTTTAATTGGAGCAATTAGTGTTGTCTAA